Part of the Nitrosophilus alvini genome, TCCTCTCAGAGTAGAAAGCTATGACTATAAGCTCCCTTCAGAACTTATAGCAAAACATCCTGTCCATCCTGCCGACAGGGCTAAACTTCTTGTTTATGAGAGAAAAACAGACAGAGTCACACACGCTCTTTTTAAAGATATTGTCGAATTTCTGCCCAAAGATACTCATTTTATTTTTAACAACACAAAAGTGATTAAAGCCAGAATTTTCGGAAAAAAAGAGACAGGCGGCAAGATAGAGCTTCTTTTGAACAGACCTTTGAAAGATAATCTCTTTTCCGTTTTTATAAAAGGAAAAGTAAAACCCGGAACAAAACTGATTTTTGATGAGAAGCTTATCGCAGATGTGGTATCTTTGGAAAAAGATGGCAGCAGAATTGTAAAGTTTTATAAAAATTTATCGGAATTAGACTTCTCCTCCTTAGTGCATATTCTTGAAAAAATAGGACATATCCCGCTACCGCCATACATAGACAGAGCCGATATGAAAGAGGATGAAAAAAACTATCAGCCAGTATTTGCCAAAACAGAAGGAGCGGTAGCAGCTCCTACCGCATCGCTTCATTTCACAAAAGCGCTTTTTCAAAGAATAAAAAAAGAGTTCAATATACATTTTGTAACGCTTCATGTAGGAGCCGGAACATTCAAGCCTGTAGAAACTGAATTTATAACAGAGCATAAAATGCATTCGGAATATTATGAAATACCCGCCGATACACAAAAAATTATAGATTCAAACGCTAAAATACTGGCTGTGGGAACTACGGTGACAAGGACAGTAGAATACTACGCAAGGACAAAAAACCCGTTTGGAGAGTGCGATCTCTTTTTGCATCCTCTAAACCCTCCTATAAGGGTAAATCATCTTCTTACAAATTTTCACCTGCCCAAATCTACTCTTATCATGCTCGTAGCCGCTTTTATAGGAGTTGAAAAAACTCTGCAACTTTACAGACTTGCTATTGAAAAAAAATATAGATTTTACAGTTACGGTGATGCAATGTTGGTTATATAACTTTTTGAATTTTAAAAATTTTATTTACAAAATTATGCTTTACCTGTATAATTCATAATAAAAATTTTTTAAAGGCTGATATAGTGAAAAGTTTAAAATTTGTCACATTTATTACTGTTATACTGTTTTCTACAATACTCTGTTCTGCAGATACCAATGTATGGAGAAAGGCGACGCATATATTTGGAAAAAACGCCAACCATTATCTATACCTTGCACTTCCTATCAAAACAGACAACAACAGTTCTCTCTATCCTTTGATATATGACGGGAAAAAATACTATATCAAAAAAGCTTCATATACAATAGATGTTAGAAACGGTATTCGAAAAAAGAGATTTGGTATAGATTTTTCAGTAGACAGGAAAAAGGTAGAGTTCAAGGGTATAAAAAATGGAAAAGTCGTAAATTTAGGTAATCATGAAGTTATCGACATCACTTATACCATAAAAAAGACTAAAGGGTTTATAGAATATCACAGCTATTTTAAAACTCTGCCAAACAATTTTTCTATAACACTTTTCCCGGGTTATATCGGCTCAAATCTTTTTGGAAGAACCGAACCTAGACAGACAAGTCTCTCTTCAAAATTTGCAGGTATATTTGTAAAACATAACAATGAGACCTATGTGTGGACAAACCCCTCTGCATTTACAAATATAGACGCACAACCTTTTATTACGGGAGATAAAAAATTTTTTGCCAAAAAAACTCTTCTTGACTATGCAGCACAACAGTGGTATCTTATAGCAGGTCTGGAGATATGGAATCTTTTCAATTACGGAATAGATAAAGAAAGAGATGAAAAATTTAGAGGTATTTTAAAAATGCACTTCTATTCAAAACCTCTTGAAGAAGAGAGATTTGGAGATTTTACACTACCTTTTTCAAAAGTCGGATTTGAATTGAAATACAGAAAAAACCCGGGATTTGACAAAGCGGAACTTATCGTATCGCAACTCTCTTTTATTCCAAAAAAGAGCCATTTTATCATAAACAAAAAAGTAGAAGATAAAAAGATAGATATGGAGATAAAGATAGAGATAAAAAATATAGAGTTCGAAGAGATCAAACCGGGAAAAGAGATATGAGACTTCTTTTCATAAGGCATGCAAAAGCTCTTGAAAGATTTGAGTGGCACAAAGATGATCTTTTAAGACCTTTAAGTGAAAAGGGGGCAAAAAAAGCGGAAGAGTTTTTCAAAAAACTGCCAAAAATTTATGATGTAGAAGTGATAATAACATCAAAAGCGACAAGAGCGCTTCAAACTGCAGATATTTTATATGAACAGTTTCCAAACGCAAAATTTATAACAAACTCTCTTTTAAACCCTGGATCCGATATTCTGGATCTTCAGCTTGCTATTAAAAACTATCTTGAATTCGACACTATTGCTGTTATCGGACATGAACCGGATTTTTCCGAAATGATCGGTACACTAACAAAATGTAGAAATCTTAATATAAGAGTAAAAAAAGCTTCCGTTATAGAATTATCAGGAAGTTTTCCGGAAAATATGGAACTTTGTGCATCAATCTATCCTAAACTTTTGGAACATTTTAAATAAAGGGAACCTCTAAAATGAGTCTGGATACCGTTTCAAGAATCTCAGTTATTGCTGCTGTAATAATACTCGTTTTCGGAGGACTCTATCTGGAGTTTAAAAAACCCAAAAAGAAAAAAGAGGAGTTCACTGCTGACGATGCAGAATTCAACAGAGTTATTATAGAATCTTTGAAAAATAATGAGAATAAAAATGAAAATAGCCACATTTAACGTCAACTCAATAAAAGCGAGAAAAGAGCTTATCATCAGATGGCTTAACGAAAA contains:
- the queA gene encoding tRNA preQ1(34) S-adenosylmethionine ribosyltransferase-isomerase QueA, with the translated sequence MLDPLRVESYDYKLPSELIAKHPVHPADRAKLLVYERKTDRVTHALFKDIVEFLPKDTHFIFNNTKVIKARIFGKKETGGKIELLLNRPLKDNLFSVFIKGKVKPGTKLIFDEKLIADVVSLEKDGSRIVKFYKNLSELDFSSLVHILEKIGHIPLPPYIDRADMKEDEKNYQPVFAKTEGAVAAPTASLHFTKALFQRIKKEFNIHFVTLHVGAGTFKPVETEFITEHKMHSEYYEIPADTQKIIDSNAKILAVGTTVTRTVEYYARTKNPFGECDLFLHPLNPPIRVNHLLTNFHLPKSTLIMLVAAFIGVEKTLQLYRLAIEKKYRFYSYGDAMLVI
- a CDS encoding SixA phosphatase family protein; the protein is MRLLFIRHAKALERFEWHKDDLLRPLSEKGAKKAEEFFKKLPKIYDVEVIITSKATRALQTADILYEQFPNAKFITNSLLNPGSDILDLQLAIKNYLEFDTIAVIGHEPDFSEMIGTLTKCRNLNIRVKKASVIELSGSFPENMELCASIYPKLLEHFK